The window ATGATTGTGAACAATGACAAACCAGGCCCACAAAACATAGCCCCTGGTCCAACATTGTCTGATGGTGCTATTCATCAGAATTTATCATCAAAATTAACTACCGATAAATTCGATGCTTCATCAAGGCTACTACCATTTCCATCTCCTGCACCTGCTGGTGGTATCCAGGAACAGTACAGGCATGCTGCTATCCCAGAGCCAGCTCCAGTTATGATGACATGTGAGGATCTTGAGCAGGCGATGCTGGCACAGGTTGCTAGCAACAGCGGTTCTACTCAGAAGAGTGCTGTACAGAGGCATCAGGCTGTTTTGGATGAGCCAGCCGCCAAGCAGAAAGTAGCTGTAGACAATCATGCATCACACCATCTTCTTTCATTATTACAGAAGGGAACAGATAGCAAGGGGTCATCTCCGTTTGGTTTCCACATAGGATCAGCTGATGAACCACAGAGTTCTGATGTAAATGCCATGGCCAATGGTGGTATATATGGAACTGTTCCGAGTAACAAAACTGAAACTGTTCCGATTAACAAAACTGAGACTATTCCTGCTTCAGGGAAGAGCGTGACCTTGGAAGCATTATTCGGGGCTGCATTTATGAATGAGCTCCATTCCAAGGATGCACCAGTTTCTATTCGGGGATCTGCATCCAGTCATGAAGGGTACTACCCTGGTGAAGAGGCTCTGACCTTTAACAGCAATGAAGGCGGAGATCCTTTTAAAGAACCAAGAACCGGGATAGAGTACAGGAATACATCATTCAGTGGTCCAAGTCAGGGTACTAGCTTTGACAAGAATGGGTTGGAAATTAATCTGCCTGAGGAAGACAGTTTGTTTACAATGAATGACTCTTTCGGTGTTCGAAAGCCTGATATGTTGCCATCACTGAGATCCGGTAGGGTGGAGGTGCAATTACCTGAGAAGGCAGTTGATGATCTTAACTATAAGCTTCAAGGCCTTGTGCCTGGTGATGTAGAACCTGCTCAAGTACTTGGTCCTGATGCTCTGGGGCCTCGTTCCCATGAACAGCGTTATCAGGTCGAGTCCCAGAATCTTTACCATCTTCTACAGGGTGGCAGGCAACCTGCACTGGCTCCTCGGCCGATGCTGGATCACGTTGGTAACAGGAGTCAGCAAGCCCCATTTGACATGCCACAAGCGATACGGCATGATCCCCGCCGTTCTTTCCCACCTAACATGAATCCTATGCAACACACACTAAATGCTCCAGGGGTCCCTCATGTGGATCCTGCTGCCCATCATCTTATGCTGCAGCGCATGAGTGGAAGCTTTCCAGCAGAAGGCTTGCCAAGAGGTGTTCTGCCATCTCAGCCTGTGCATCAGGCGGCTGGTTATAGACCTGAGATGAACAATGTAAATAATTTCCATATGCACCCTCGCCAGCCCAGCTATGGAGACTTTGGGTTGATGCCGCCAGGTACGAGTCTGTACAAGTTCATTTTGTACTTTGTGTTTACTTGCAGTTTATTCCGTCACTGTTTCGTTTGTTTcaaagttttgatggcagagaggctctttgGCCTGCTGTTGGTGACTAGACAAGAACGATTTGTTTACTTCCAAAATCTGACATCTCTTATTGCATTCCACAAAATCCACTCATTCAAGTTGTGCTTGAAATTTTACCGATCTGAATTGATTGATTGGAGTTGAATTCTGCGTCTTTTTGTTAGTGGTTATGATCTTTCATTGGACCTTCATTTACTGTTAAAACGTGAAAAGAAAATCATTTATACTCACAGTTAAAGGTAGTTTACTATCCCCTTGTTTTTCCCTGATTTCAGGGAAATAGTTTCTTGTTTTTCCAGTTTGAATTATCGGATACAGAGGACGTGACATCAAAACCGTTCAATTTTATCCTGAATTTATTATGATCCAACTCTGTCTGTTTTCTCTTTATTTAGGTCCATCGGGTCCAGAGGTGCGAGGCAACCACCCAGACGCCTTCGAGAGGCTGATGCAGATGGAGCTCACAGCCAGATCAAAGCAGATACACCCAGCCATGGCCGGCCCTGTACCAGGCGGCGGAATGTACGGGCCCGAGCTCGACATGAACCTGAGATACAGATGAAGAACTGTCTCTGCTGTGCCTGTCGTCGCCATGCCCTATCACCCAAACAAACCACCATGTTCCGTGTCCATGAACGAACTTGCGTTAGCGTTTGCGGTTGCTACAAGATAAGATAGCTCGTCGGGGAGGAAGTTTCGCCGGTGCCGGTGTGTGCCATGTATGTAGTACTTTGTGCCTGAAATGGTTGGATGGGTTGCTGATGATGATCTggtgaggagggagggagggagggaggggggatACATTGGGTGCTGTCATTGTAGCAGCCACATCTGTACCTGTGTCTGTCTGTGTCTGTGTCTGACTATTTGTTTTTCGTTTTTGTATAAATACTAAAAAAAGGACCAGATTAACAATAACATATTTGCATTTGGTCCCCCTGATGCTTCAATTTTTTTTTGTTTGAGGAAAAACTAACCATTCACATCAACTGGGATAAAAGGATGTGACACAAAATTAAGTTGAACAAATAAAAAGACTAATACATGGATGGATGCCATCCTTACACAATAATCTTTAGTTCAACAAAGTGCGAAAAATGCACCTCATGCTGAACTTGATAATGTTATTCAGtaccccctccgtcccaaaataagtgtctcaatttcGTACTAACTTTGGTACAaagtttagtacaaagttgaaCTAAGGTTGAGACAGACGCTTactttgggatagagggagtagtcgGTCGGGGTAACATGCTTGCTGAAATCTGTGACACGAAGTTCAAAGTTTATCATCACAAAACCAAAATTTGTACATTTAGATCAATCTTAAAGGACAATTTTTATGTTTCTTATAACAAAGAAAAAAAAGCAGTGCCATTTTTCACTTTGTTCTTGTGAGGGTAAAATGGGCATTTTTTTGCTAGTCTGAACTCTGAAGTGGTCGCACTGTGTAGGAGTGTGGTGTGGTTCCCATCAGCCATGGTCGCAGCCGCCACCTCGTGAgatcctcccgaaaccctagccgccgccgccccgcccaatGGCGTTCCCGCCGCGGCTCCTGCTGCCGCCCCGGCCCCCCTCGCCCTCGCCCGCACCGGCGCGGGCCTCCGCGCGGCCCAGCGGCGGCGGGGGGCGGACGGCGCCGGAGCTGTCGGGCCCGACGCCGCGGGTGGTGGTGGTGACCTCCGGCAAGGGCGGCGTGGGGAAGACCACCACCACGGCCAACCTGGCGGCCTCCCTGGCGCGGCTCGGGCTCCCCGTGGTGGCCGTGGACGCCGACGCCGGCCTCCGGAACCTCGACCTGCTGCTGGGGCTGGAGAACCGGGTGAACCTGACCGCCGCCGACGTGCTCGCCGGGGACTGCCGCCTCGACCAGGCCCTCGTCCGCCACCGCTCCCTCCGGGGCCTCCACCTGCTCTGCCTCTCCAAGCCCCGCTCCAAGCTGCCCCTCGCCTTCGGCTCCAAGACCCTCACCTGGGTCGCCGACGCCCTCCGCCGCGGCGCCGACCCGCCCGCCTTCATCCTCATCGACTGCCCCGCAGGTCCGCTCCGCATTTGCTTCACACCCGATGAATCCAAATTTCAATTAGCTCATTGCAATACGATCTTATCAGTATGATTCTACCATGAATCCATTGTCCGTGATATTCTCTAGTGTAGCTCAGTCGATTAATCGTGTGATTATACCGTTATACCTACACTCTAGCACCGATTAATCTTATGAAATGTAATAGCTAGTATGGTTAATTGTCAGTGTTTTTTGCCccttgatttgcttgaggaatgcaGCTGCTGCTGTTTGTTCACCCTTCCCTAGATCATAAGGATTTCAGAGCCAGCGCTTGTACTGAATCTCTGATTGTTTCATGATGCTTTTGCGCACTTGTGGTATGCCGGTATGGGGATGGTATCTGGATTTGTCAGATTTGAGCCATTTATTGGGTTATTCTTACCGGGTTAATTCTTAGAACAGTGTATCTAAGTT is drawn from Triticum dicoccoides isolate Atlit2015 ecotype Zavitan chromosome 4A, WEW_v2.0, whole genome shotgun sequence and contains these coding sequences:
- the LOC119288292 gene encoding uncharacterized protein LOC119288292 encodes the protein MSSEAPKNMRTVYSREFLISIGESDRCKNLPPGVNLSLLNELQEASSVAYERGNRGQYTTPLGRSDGSGSYTYSSRGGSSGGRWDTRSTGSSDREGDFPDRDSLTQDRNNGTQYKRTWQKVEHDGLLGSGGFPRPSGYAGPLAAKDRGNAPQPNRTAERYQPPRPYKAGPLSRKDVDSMNDETFGSFECSNDDRAEEEKKRRASFELMRKEQHKSLQEKKSGPGDDIMTMLQNSTENLGSATNSGKPDGIVPSVYQDTTKTSSVLPAPAARPLVPPGFSNAVVEKKVQSQSSNIALEPKAHIPAREDKLPTIVQFSSQVEGNQSATDIASSNKKKGISDNIGVHQKHTLPSGGVSSSTEFVPKILKGTEEWEADAMDDKYSIEKQGMPKNGGSAGKDNSISILEEFFGNALSKGSGNLPTYVESQQLNTGADMMASSVPESSKFARWFRDEDSKPSEDLPSKSLLSMIVNNDKPGPQNIAPGPTLSDGAIHQNLSSKLTTDKFDASSRLLPFPSPAPAGGIQEQYRHAAIPEPAPVMMTCEDLEQAMLAQVASNSGSTQKSAVQRHQAVLDEPAAKQKVAVDNHASHHLLSLLQKGTDSKGSSPFGFHIGSADEPQSSDVNAMANGGIYGTVPSNKTETVPINKTETIPASGKSVTLEALFGAAFMNELHSKDAPVSIRGSASSHEGYYPGEEALTFNSNEGGDPFKEPRTGIEYRNTSFSGPSQGTSFDKNGLEINLPEEDSLFTMNDSFGVRKPDMLPSLRSGRVEVQLPEKAVDDLNYKLQGLVPGDVEPAQVLGPDALGPRSHEQRYQVESQNLYHLLQGGRQPALAPRPMLDHVGNRSQQAPFDMPQAIRHDPRRSFPPNMNPMQHTLNAPGVPHVDPAAHHLMLQRMSGSFPAEGLPRGVLPSQPVHQAAGYRPEMNNVNNFHMHPRQPSYGDFGLMPPGPSGPEVRGNHPDAFERLMQMELTARSKQIHPAMAGPVPGGGMYGPELDMNLRYR
- the LOC119288293 gene encoding putative septum site-determining protein minD homolog, chloroplastic, with the translated sequence MAFPPRLLLPPRPPSPSPAPARASARPSGGGGRTAPELSGPTPRVVVVTSGKGGVGKTTTTANLAASLARLGLPVVAVDADAGLRNLDLLLGLENRVNLTAADVLAGDCRLDQALVRHRSLRGLHLLCLSKPRSKLPLAFGSKTLTWVADALRRGADPPAFILIDCPAGVDAGFVTAIAPAEEAVLVTTPDITALRDADRVAGLLECDGIKDIKIIVNRVRPDLVRGEDMMSALDVQEMLGLPLLGVVPEDSEVIRSTNRGVPLVLTDPPTPAGLALEQATWRLVERDAMTAVMVEEQERPKKKGGFFSFFGG